A genomic region of Hirundo rustica isolate bHirRus1 chromosome 5 unlocalized genomic scaffold, bHirRus1.pri.v3 SUPER_5_unloc_1, whole genome shotgun sequence contains the following coding sequences:
- the LOC120766092 gene encoding uncharacterized protein LOC120766092 isoform X3, which produces MLILLYAAAPGMSQDRAPWPAPDRGTTQGGMSKTSPEGSLGPWPKFFWRASGLVLPAEGRLLQGRSRACSVPPAARSVPNTRPRDGRRAARTAPAQARLKGCPQLLGQGLLCTGTGRCFTPHGGHREPRGAPRSSWHCLGTGGSGHPQRGSDGDSRFPPPGAPPRLPVRRTRTPSHSGLTVPCSKSSAHAHRGKSSI; this is translated from the exons ATGCTGATACTGCTTTatgcagcagcccctggaatGTCCCAGGACAGAGCTCCGTGGCCAGCACCTGACCGTGGAACAACACAG GGAGGAATGAGCAAGACAAGCCCTGAGGGTTCCCTTGGTCCGTGGCCGAAGTTCTTCTGGAGAGCGTCAGGGTTGGTCCTGCCTGCAGAGGGGCGTCTCCTGCAG GGGAGGAGCCGTGCCTGCAGCGTCCCGCCCGCGGCACGCAGCGTGCCAAACACGCGTCCCAGGGACGGGCGCCGGGCTGCTCGGACAGCGCCGGCACAGGCACGGCTGAAGGGCTGCCCGCAGCTCCTcggccaggggctgctctgcacgGGCACGGGGAGATGCTTCACCCCGCACGGAGGCCACCGAGAGCCCCGAGGCGCCCCGaggagcagctggcactgcctgggcacGGGCGGCTCGGGCCATCCGCAGAGGGGCTCAGACGGCGATTCCCGGTTCCCACCTCCCGGAGCTCCCCCGCGGCTGCCAG TGAGAAGAACACGAACTCCCAGCCATTCAGGCCTGACAGTTCCCTGCAGCAAGAGCTCAGCACACGCCCACAGAGGCAAGTCCAGCatctga
- the LOC120766092 gene encoding uncharacterized protein LOC120766092 isoform X1, whose protein sequence is MLILLYAAAPGMSQDRAPWPAPDRGTTQGGMSKTSPEGSLGPWPKFFWRASGLVLPAEGRLLQVSVPSPKSRLGSEAGAAPLAQSCTEPSVTPARCRRRSLVFLWVPAGRERGAGGGRQPPKGNQHFLSLGRAGEEPCLQRPARGTQRAKHASQGRAPGCSDSAGTGTAEGLPAAPRPGAALHGHGEMLHPARRPPRAPRRPEEQLALPGHGRLGPSAEGLRRRFPVPTSRSSPAAASEKNTNSQPFRPDSSLQQELSTRPQRQVQHLKERKKKKERAHDEG, encoded by the exons ATGCTGATACTGCTTTatgcagcagcccctggaatGTCCCAGGACAGAGCTCCGTGGCCAGCACCTGACCGTGGAACAACACAG GGAGGAATGAGCAAGACAAGCCCTGAGGGTTCCCTTGGTCCGTGGCCGAAGTTCTTCTGGAGAGCGTCAGGGTTGGTCCTGCCTGCAGAGGGGCGTCTCCTGCAGGTGAGTGTTCCCAGCCCAAAATCAAGGCTGGGGTCTGAGgccggggctgctcctctggccCAGAGCTGCACGGAGCCCTCGGTGACTCCTGCTCGCTGCCGGCGACGTTCCTTGGTGTTTCTGTGGGTCCCAGCCGGCCGGGAGCGCGGGGCGGGAGGAGGCCGGCAGCCCCCGAAAGGCAACCAGCACTTCTTGTCCTTGGGGCGTGCAGGGGAGGAGCCGTGCCTGCAGCGTCCCGCCCGCGGCACGCAGCGTGCCAAACACGCGTCCCAGGGACGGGCGCCGGGCTGCTCGGACAGCGCCGGCACAGGCACGGCTGAAGGGCTGCCCGCAGCTCCTcggccaggggctgctctgcacgGGCACGGGGAGATGCTTCACCCCGCACGGAGGCCACCGAGAGCCCCGAGGCGCCCCGaggagcagctggcactgcctgggcacGGGCGGCTCGGGCCATCCGCAGAGGGGCTCAGACGGCGATTCCCGGTTCCCACCTCCCGGAGCTCCCCCGCGGCTGCCAG TGAGAAGAACACGAACTCCCAGCCATTCAGGCCTGACAGTTCCCTGCAGCAAGAGCTCAGCACACGCCCACAGAGGCAAGTCCAGCatctgaaagaaaggaagaagaagaaagaaagggcCCATGACGAAGGATAA
- the LOC120766092 gene encoding uncharacterized protein LOC120766092 isoform X2, producing MSQDRAPWPAPDRGTTQGGMSKTSPEGSLGPWPKFFWRASGLVLPAEGRLLQVSVPSPKSRLGSEAGAAPLAQSCTEPSVTPARCRRRSLVFLWVPAGRERGAGGGRQPPKGNQHFLSLGRAGEEPCLQRPARGTQRAKHASQGRAPGCSDSAGTGTAEGLPAAPRPGAALHGHGEMLHPARRPPRAPRRPEEQLALPGHGRLGPSAEGLRRRFPVPTSRSSPAAASEKNTNSQPFRPDSSLQQELSTRPQRQVQHLKERKKKKERAHDEG from the exons atGTCCCAGGACAGAGCTCCGTGGCCAGCACCTGACCGTGGAACAACACAG GGAGGAATGAGCAAGACAAGCCCTGAGGGTTCCCTTGGTCCGTGGCCGAAGTTCTTCTGGAGAGCGTCAGGGTTGGTCCTGCCTGCAGAGGGGCGTCTCCTGCAGGTGAGTGTTCCCAGCCCAAAATCAAGGCTGGGGTCTGAGgccggggctgctcctctggccCAGAGCTGCACGGAGCCCTCGGTGACTCCTGCTCGCTGCCGGCGACGTTCCTTGGTGTTTCTGTGGGTCCCAGCCGGCCGGGAGCGCGGGGCGGGAGGAGGCCGGCAGCCCCCGAAAGGCAACCAGCACTTCTTGTCCTTGGGGCGTGCAGGGGAGGAGCCGTGCCTGCAGCGTCCCGCCCGCGGCACGCAGCGTGCCAAACACGCGTCCCAGGGACGGGCGCCGGGCTGCTCGGACAGCGCCGGCACAGGCACGGCTGAAGGGCTGCCCGCAGCTCCTcggccaggggctgctctgcacgGGCACGGGGAGATGCTTCACCCCGCACGGAGGCCACCGAGAGCCCCGAGGCGCCCCGaggagcagctggcactgcctgggcacGGGCGGCTCGGGCCATCCGCAGAGGGGCTCAGACGGCGATTCCCGGTTCCCACCTCCCGGAGCTCCCCCGCGGCTGCCAG TGAGAAGAACACGAACTCCCAGCCATTCAGGCCTGACAGTTCCCTGCAGCAAGAGCTCAGCACACGCCCACAGAGGCAAGTCCAGCatctgaaagaaaggaagaagaagaaagaaagggcCCATGACGAAGGATAA